GGACTCCCAGAACAGCTTCAGCAGTGACTCGTACGAGACGATCTTCGGGTCGAAGACGACGCGCACCGCCTCCGTGTGGCCCGTCAGGCCCGAGCAGACCTCTTCGTATGCGGGGTTCGGGGTGTGGCCGCCCTGGTAGCCGACCAGGGTTGTCCAGACGCCTTCCGTCTGCCAGAACTTGCGCTCCGCGCCCCAGAAACAGCCCAGGCCGAAGTCCGCGATCTCCATACCCTCCGGGTACGGGCCCAGCAGCGGGTTGCCCAGCACCGTGTGGCGGTCGGGGACGGTGAGTTCGGGCACGGGGCGGCCGCGCAGGGCCTGGTCGGGGGCGGGGAGCTCGGGGGTGCGGCGGGACAGGAACATGCGGGGCTCCTCGGGGTGTCGGGTCCGTACAAGGGAACGTACGGACCCCGCCGGGCATTCCTCAGCCTGCCCTCGCGGACCGCCGAGGTGCGCAGCTCCCAGTCCTTGTCGGTGGCCGGGCTGCGACCTGCGGAGTCAGCGCAGGAGCGTCGCCGGGGTCCCGCCGTTCGCCTCGTACCCCGCCACCGCCAGGTTCCGGTGCACCGTGTACGTCGCCGCCGGGTCCCCGCTGTGCGTCCACGGCAGCGCGCCGATGTGGCCGTCCACCCGCACCAGCT
The Streptomyces lunaelactis genome window above contains:
- the msrA gene encoding peptide-methionine (S)-S-oxide reductase MsrA, translated to MFLSRRTPELPAPDQALRGRPVPELTVPDRHTVLGNPLLGPYPEGMEIADFGLGCFWGAERKFWQTEGVWTTLVGYQGGHTPNPAYEEVCSGLTGHTEAVRVVFDPKIVSYESLLKLFWESHNPTQGFRQGNDVGTQYRSAIYTHSEAQATAAEASREAYQKVLTGSGYGTITTELLPAEGRTFWPAEGYHQQYLDKNPAGYCGIGGTGVSCPIGVAKA